In the Salarias fasciatus chromosome 13, fSalaFa1.1, whole genome shotgun sequence genome, one interval contains:
- the LOC115398967 gene encoding E3 ubiquitin-protein ligase TRIM21-like → MSAASNLRSEDQFLCSICLEVFTDPVSTPCGHNFCNECITHHWNTNNICDCPLCKKLFRTRPELNINTLLSEMVSQFRREAELKASSSSEQQAAKPGEVPCDVCTGTKVKALKSCLVCLVSYCQTHLEPHLTVSGLKKHQLMEPVENLEGRMCLKHHKPLELFCQREQTCVCMMCSVLEHRNHEFVPLSEECEGKKKELRKTEAEMQQMIQERRVKIKEIRECVKRSKAAADREKAEGVEVFTALKECVERGLKQLMERMEEEEEVREKQAEGLIRDLEEEICELMKRSSEVEQLFLSEDHLHLLQGFSSLKAAPPTKDWTQVSVRPSSYEGTVVRAVAQLEETLSKEMKKLFEADLKRKQQFAVDVTLDPDTANPDLILSDDGKKVSHGDVKKKLPDNPERFDCCVCVLGKQSFSSGKFYFEVQVKGKTNWNLGVSKESINRKGQITLSPGEGFWTIWLRNGNQYRAMKGPSVLLSLSSAPEKVGVFVDYEEGLVSFYDVAAAALIYSFTGCCFTDKLLPYFCPCNNDGGKNSAPLIICPVNQTV, encoded by the coding sequence atgtcTGCTGCCAGCAATCTGCGCTCTGAGGATCAGTTTctgtgctccatctgtctggaagtGTTCACTGATCCAGTCTCCACACCATGTGGACACAACTTCTGCAACGAGTGCATCACTCATCACTGGAACACCAACAACATCTGTGACTGTCCCCTGTGTAAAAAACTGTTCAGAACAAGACCTGAACTCAACATCAACACTTTGCTCTCTGAGATGGTTTCTCAGTTCAGACGTGAAGCTGAACtcaaagccagcagcagctcagagcaacAAGCTGCCAAACCAGGAGAAGTTCCCTGTGACGTCTGCACTGGAACCAAAGTGAAGGCCCTCAAGTCCTGCCTGGTGTGCCTGGTCTCCTACTGTCAGACTCATCTGGAGCCTCATCTGACAGTGTCAGGCCTGAAGaaacatcagctgatggagcctgtggagaacctggaaggcaggatgtgtctgaagcaccataaacctctggagctgttctgccagagagagcagacatgtGTCTGCATGATGTGCTCTGTTTTAGAGCACAGGAACCACGAGTTTGTTCCTCTGAGTGAAGAatgtgaaggaaagaagaaggagctgaggaagacagaggcTGAGATGCAGCAGATGATCCAGGAGAGACGAGTGAAGATCAAGGagatcagagagtgtgtgaagaggagtaaagctgctgcagacagagagaaagcagaaggtgttgaggtgttcactgctctgaaggagtgtgttgagagaggcctgaagcagctgatggagaggatggaggaggaagaggaagtcagagagaaacaggctgaaggtCTCATCAGAGATCTGGAAGAGGAGATCTgtgagctgatgaagaggagctcagaggtggagcagctcttcctctctgaagaccacctccacctcctccaaggcttctcctccctgaaagctgctccacccaccaaGGACTGGACACAGGTCAGCGTCCGTCCATCATCATATGAGGGGACTGTGGTgagagctgtggctcagctggaggagactctcagcaaagagatgaagaagctgtttgaggctgatctgaagaggaagcagcagtttgCAGTGGATGTGACTCTTGATCCTGATACAGCAAATCCTGATCTCATCCTGtctgatgatggaaaaaaagtgAGTCATGGTGATGTGAAGAAGAAGCTTCCAGACAACCCAGAGAGATTtgattgttgtgtgtgtgttttaggaaaACAGAGTTTCTCTTCAGGTAAATTTTACTTTGAGGTTCAGGTTAAAGGAAAGACTAACTGGAATTTAGGAGTGAGCAAAGAGTCCATCAACAGGAAGGGACAGATCACACTGAGTCCTGGTGAAGGTTTCTGGACAATATGGCTGAGAAATGGAAATCAGTACAGAGCTATGAAAGGCCCCTCAGTACTTCTGTCTCTGAGTTCTGCTCCTGAGAAGGTGGGGGTGTTTGTGGATTATGAGGAGGGTCTGGTCTCTTTTTATGatgtagctgctgcagctctgatctactccttcactggctgctgcttcactgacaaaCTCCTCCCATACTTCTGTCCCTGTAACAATGATGGTGGTaaaaactctgctcctctgatcatctgtcctgtcaatcaaactgtctga
- the LOC115398964 gene encoding ras and Rab interactor 2-like, whose translation MSASPRDQPCKQERKGSFLKLIDSFAWEIGSLKREMGKKCESAASKQQPDDGLLGLSEEVGGLFLQASPCAAMGAGLPGVRDSGYDSLHRRLSVLDRLQHTHAVWLQLGLRRQDATRILQNQPAGTFLVRKSSSLQRKVISVRMDKDSAVSVRDFPVRESQYTFSLEGSGLSFADLFRLMAFCCISRDVLPFTLKLPDAIAAARTFADLEQVAKLGAGFWDGQSVRGRRSSTTLTGVAAPDRPPPPTQRSVSLSAVPGRPRLATRSPSQIDCCQSNGALCFINPLFIKVHGGALSAAPHRLDSVKQETASQEPGKEDPAPRGGQQPGPGGPLVLSSEQTLDDAPGPQDRKSSPSPKVSGAEGAPRSPPPRPPPPQVAPPRPAPPARQRSMPEKIPWICAPKEKAEEKERERGGSLLSRLGSSLTISPSSSPPKRLSISSPISIPRPPLPLALSSLSSLSSLSSPPRRAKASPSSSQEDAQCHLALEEQTIEKAIVRARLSRQKATRPPPQDSSSPPGSSLTATGGEEEEPAEECSEGGQRLSDMSLSTDSSDSLDFSQSCTFFLPPIHDPSPPTVADFNAHLPLSLPPSHLPYCSMEDDDDEDEDDEEEPDYGVSLESDQDQDQDLTMVPPGHRMKRRPSASALVLQKALRGHLRKMSGVFNSLLTPEKRAVRRVLELSRDKGSYFGSLVQDYIGYMSEGAGAQAWQGYASGLELLQTLRQFITQMKSYLRQSSEMELPIESLIPEDQIDRVLEKAMHKCVLKPLKPVVSAALQEFQVRSGAWRELKENLSLAKARQPQEMGVADTLPPDPMAIEKIKHKFHTMCKLYSPEKKVTTLLRVCKLIYTIMEDNSGRLYGADDFLPMLTYVLAQCDMPQLDNEILYMMELLDPSLLHGEGGYYLTSAYGAMSLIRNFQEEQAARVLSSETRDTLHQWHRRRTSQRFAPSIDDFQNYLRVALQELNSGCTAKTLQVRPYATVEEVCQLCAQKFKVPDPERYGLFLVVEGSSQQLAPDTHPQKIKAELHSRPQAAPFYFLFRRTDGGGGGLPSDLQPTPNLNDLAVTSDPQANLNRLGPDVSASSGQPDVSSGLSPALSLSLLPPRLDTNSVSV comes from the exons ATGTCTGCCAGCCCCAGAGATCAGCCCTGCAAGCAGGAGAGGAAGGGCAGCTTCCTGAAG ctgatCGACTCGTTCGCCTGGGAAATCGGCAGTCTGAAGAGGGAGATGGGGAAGAAGTGTGAGTCTGCGGCTTCGAAGCAGCAGCCGGACGACGGCCTCCTGGG GCTGAGCGAGGAGGTGGGCGGGCTCTTCCTGCAGGCCTCGCCGTGCGCCGCCATGGGGGCGGGGCTCCCCGGGGTCCGGGACTCGGGCTACGACTCGCTCCACCGCCGCCTCAGCGTCCTGGACCGGCTGCAGCACACGCACGCCGTGTGGCTGCAGCTGGGCCTGCGCCGCCAGGACGCCACCcggatcctgcagaaccagccggccggg ACCTTTCTGGTGAGGAagtccagcagcctgcagaggaAAGTCATCTCCGTGCGCATGGACAAGGACTCGGCCGTGTCCGTCAGAGACTTCCCCGTCAGAGAGAGCCAGTACA CGTTCTCCCTGGAGGGATCGGGCCTGAGCTTCGCTGATCTTTTCCGTCTCATGGCTTTCTGCTGCATCAGCCG GGACGTGTTGCCCTTCACTCTGAAGCTCCCGGACGCCATCGCCGCAGCCAGAACCTTCGCCGATCTGGAGCAGGTCGCCAAGCTCGGAGCAG GGTTTTGGGATGGTCAGTCTGTTCGCGGGAGGCGGAGCTCCACCACGTTGACGGGCGTAGCGGCTCCTGACAGGCCACCCCCGCCCACCCAGAGATCCGTCAGCCTGTCCGCTGTCCCGGGACGCCCACGGCTCGCCACCCGCTCCCCGTCCCAGATCGACTGCTGCCAGTCCAACGGGGCGCTTTGCTTCATCAACCCTCTCTTCATCAAGGTTCACGGCGGGGCCCTGAGCGCCGCTCCCCACCGTTTGGATTCAGTTAAGCAGGAAACTGCGAGTCAGGAGCCCGGTAAGGAAGACCCCGCTCCACGGGGGGGCCAGCAGCCCGGTCCGGGCGGTCCTCTGGTTCTGAGCAGCGAGCAGACCCTCGACGACGCCCCAGGACCGCAGGACAGGAAGAGCTCACCCAGTCCGAAGGTGAGCGGCGCTGAAGGCGCGCCCCGGTCTCCGCCCCCTCGTCCACCTCCGCCTCAAGTGGCGCCGCCCcgcccggcccccccggcccgaCAGAGAAGCATGCCGGAGAAGATCCCCTGGATCTGTGCCCCCAAGGAGAaggcggaggagaaggagcgggAGAGGGGCGGCAGCCTCCTCTCTCGCCTGGGCTCCTCGCTCACCATCAGCCCCTCGTCCTCCCCGCCCAAGAGACTCAGCATCAGCTCCCCCATCTCCATCCCCCGGCCGCCGCTGCCCCTCGCCCTGTCCTCGCTGTCCTCGCTGTCCTCGCTGTCCTCCCCTCCCCGCCGGGCCAAGGCCTCGCCCTCGTCCAGCCAGGAGGATGCCCAGTGCCACTTGGCCTTGGAGGAGCAGACCATCGAGAAGGCCATCGTCCGGGCCAGACTGTCCCGGCAGAAAGCGACCAGACCCCCCCCGCAGGACTCCAGCAGTCCCCCAGGATCCTCTCTGACGGCCAcaggcggcgaggaggaggagccggcggAGGAGTGCAGCGAGGGCGGCCAGCGGCTCAGCGACATGAGCCTCTCCACGGACTCCTCGGACTCGCTGGACTTCTCTCAGTCCTGCACCTTCTTCCTGCCTCCCATTCATGACCCCAGCCCCCCCACCGTGGCCGACTTCAACGCCCACCTGCCCCTGTCGCTCCCCCCGTCCCACCTGCCCTACTGCAGCatggaggacgacgacgacgaggacgaggacgacgaggaggagCCCGACTACGGCGTGAGCCTGGAGAgcgaccaggaccaggaccaggacctgaccATGGTGCCGCCCGGGCACCGGATGAAGCGCCGCCCCAGCGCCAGCGCCCTGGTCCTCCAGAAGGCCCTGAGAGGACACCTGCGGAAGATGAGCGGCGTCTTCAACTCGCTGCTGACCCCGGAGAAGAGGGCCGTCCGCCGGGTTCTGGAGCTGTCCAGGGACAAGGGCTCCTACTTCGGCTCCCTGGTGCAGGACTACATCGGCTACATGAGCGAGGGCGCCGGCGCCCAGGCCTGGCAGGGCTACGCCTccgggctggagctgctgcagacgctGCGCCAGTTCATCACTCAGATGAAGAGCTACCTGCGACAGAGCTCCGAGATGGAGCTGCCAATCGAGAGCCTCATCCCCGAAGACCAGATCG accgAGTCCTGGAGAAGGCCATGCACAAGTGCGTCCTGAAGCCCCTCAAACCGGTGGTGAGCGCCGCCCTGCAGGAGTTCCAGGTGCGCAGCGGGGCGTGGCGGGAGCTGAAGGAGAACCTGTCACTGGCCAAGGCCCGGCAGCCGCAGGAAATGGGCGTGGCCGACACGCTGCCGCCAGATCCCATGGCCATAGAGAAGATCAAGCACAAGTTTCACACCATGTGTAAGCTGTACTCGCCAGAGAAGAAGGTCACCACGCTGCTGAGAGTCTGCAAGCTCATCTACACCATCATGGAGGACAATTCAG GTCGCCTGTACGGCGCCGACGACTTCCTGCCCATGCTCACCTACGTCCTGGCCCAGTGTGACATGCCTCAGCTGGACAACGAGATTCTTTacatgatggagctgctggacccGTCTCTGCTCCACGGAGAAG GTGGTTACTACCTGACCAGCGCCTACGGAGCCATGTCGCTGATCCGGAACTtccaggaggagcaggcggCCAGAGTGCTGAGCTCCGAAACCCGCGACACGCTGCACCAGTGGCACCGCCGGCGCACCTCCCAGCGCTTCGCGCCCTCCATCGACGACTTCCAG AACTACCTGCGGGTGGCGCTGCAGGAGCTGAACAGCGGCTGCACGGCCAAGACTCTGCAGGTGCGACCTTACGCCACGGTGGAGGAGGTGTGTCAGCTGTGCGCCCAGAAGTTCAAAGTGCCGGACCCGGAGCGGTACGGCCTGTTCCTGGTGGTGGagggcagcagccagcagctggcGCCAGACACCCACCCCCAGAAGATCAAGGCCGAGCTGCACAGCCGCCCGCAGGCCGCTCCCTTCTACTTCCTCTTCCGCCGaacggacggcggcggcggcggcctgccGTCAGACCTCCAGCCCACACCGAACCTCAACGACCTcgccgtgacctctgacccccaggCGAACCTGAACCGGCTGGGTCCGGACGTCTCGGCCTCGTCAGGCCAACCCGACGTGAGCTCGGGCCTCAGCCCGGCCCTGAGCCTCAGCCTGCTGCCGCCACGCCTCGACACCAACTCCGTCTCCGTCTGA